The genome window ATTCAGTTGTTTTTGTATAAAAATACATTTTGATTAAGAAATTTATCACaaatgtatatatattaaattttaaatttagttattagCATTTAAAGTCATTATTCTAAAATATAGAACTATAAAATTAAAATCCTTGTTAAATCTATGATTGATGATGAGCTTGAAGCTCGGTCTGGAGCTTCAATGGAGTTCATCTAGAGAGTTCTGTGAAAGAGAAGTCATGAGAGAGAAACATAAATTGGAAAAGTGAAAGATCACTCTCATTTCTCACTGTAGTACAAAGTATATACACATGTAATACCAAAAATACAACTAATACTGAGCTAGCTGAGCTGGCCCACTAATTAACCCTACTAACTGTACAACTAACTAACATTACATATAAAACTATAATTATACAAGTCTCAACACTCCCCTCCCTCAAGTTGAAGGTGTTGTAAACACTGCCACTTGCCCAATATCGCTGAATGCTTTACTCCTGTTAGGGCCTTGGTGAGAACATCAGCCAACTGATTGTCTGTTGCTACATGATGGAGTGAAATCAGCCCTTCCTGCAGCTTGCTCCTTACAAAATGACAGTCCACCTCTATGTGCTTGGTCTTCTCATGAAACACAAGGTTTTTAGCTCTGTGTAGAGCCGATTGGCTATCACAAAAGACTTCCACAGGTTTAGCAAAGGGCACAATAAGCTCTTAAGTAATCTGCATAGCCACACCAGCCCCCCTACTACTTTTCTGAGTGCCCTGTATTCTGCCTCTGCTGATGAGAGTGAAATAGTCTCTTGTTTCTTGGATTTCCAGCACACAGAACTATTTCCTAATAGAATTATGTATCCACTCACTGACTTCCTTGAGTCTAGGCAAGAAGCCCAATCAGAGTCACAATAAGCTTTGATATTACAGTTTGCATCATGTGACATGAAGATCCCTATGGTGGGATCACCCTTCAAGTACCTGAGTAAGTGAAAAGCTGCTTTCAAGTGGGGTTCTCTTGGATCTTATATGAATTGGCTAAGGTGTTGTACACTATAAGCTATGTCCATCCTTGTGTTGGTAAGGAAGTTCAATTTTCCAATTAGTTTCCTGTAATAGGTTGGATCAGTTAAGGCAGTGCCCTCTTTAGCTTTCAACTTCACTGTTGGATTAAGTAGTGAGCGAAAGCTATTGTAATCCATATGATTATACTCCTTTAGCAGATCAAGCAAAAACTTTCTTTGTAATATTACAACTCCATCAGCCTTATAGAGTATCTCGAGCCCCAGAAAGTAGTGCATATTTCCCAGGTCTTTAATTTTGAAGATGTCATATAGAAATGCCTTCAGTTCCTCTATCTCCTTTTTATTTGTTCCTGTCAagatcacatcatctacatatACTGCCACATATAATGTTGACTCAGATGTCTTCTTATAGAAAAGTGAGTAATCATACATAGAATAAGTGTATCCTCTACAACACAGTGCTTCACTCAATTTGGCATACTGTTGTCTACTTGCTTGCTTAGGACTATACAAGGACTTCTTGAGTTTGCATACTAGATTCCCACTGTCTACTACTAAGCCTTGTGGCACTTTCATATATACTTATTCATGGAGATCCCCATGAAGAAAGGCATTATTCACATTTAACTGGAATATGTCCCAGCCTTTCTTGACTGCAGCAGCTATGAGGGCCCTTACTGTTGTGATTTTCACTACAGGGCTGAATGTTTCTGTATAATCAATGCCAGCTTGCTAGGTATAGCCCTTTACTACCAACCTAACCTTGAACCTTTCTATGCTACCATCTGCCTTATGTTTTACTTTGTACACCTACTTACACCCTATGGCTTATTTCCCAACTGATAGTGGTACTAGCTCTCATGTGTTGTTGGCATGTCGTGCTTCAAATTCCTATATCATGGCTGCTTGCCAGGTAGGATTCACAACTGCTTCTTCATATGAAGTAGGCTCTTTATCACTGCAAATACTTCTCACAAGGTACTGACTGTCCTAGCTTAGATTCTCAGCAGGTATATGATGGTGGAGAGAAAATGGGGCATTAAGAGAAAAGGGTGCATTAATTTGGTCATTGGCATTGTGCTCACTGATATTTGGTTTCAGCTAGGGTAATTTATGGACATAGTCCTTCAAGTATATGTGAACTTTGTGTGTTCTATGAGATTGTCTTGGTTGCAAAACATGTCTGGGTGAGGTATTTCTTATAGAACTTATTGGTGAATTATTTGGTGAGTTATCTGGAACAGGTAAATCTCCAATGTTAGGAGAGTGTGGCGAGGAAAATGGATCAGATGAGAGATCTGGATATGTGACATCCAGAACCCCTTGATCATTTTGCTCATTAGTTTGAGTATGCTCATTGTCACTAGACACATGATAAATAAAAGGAATAGATTTGAGAAGACAAGGGAAGGTAGCATTATCCTAGGACATACTGAAAGGAAAGACATTTTCATTAAATACTACATCTCTAGATACATGTATTTTCTTATTGGCCAAACTGAGCACTTTGTACCCTTTTACCCCAAAAGGATATCCAACAAAGACATGAGGTGTGGTTCTAGGTTCAAATTTAACTCTGTGGACCTTGGGTATTGTAGGGTAGCACAAGCAACCAAAACTCCTCATACGAGAGTAAGTGGGTTTTCTGTTGTATAGTTGTTCATATGGTGAATTGCCCTTGGAATGAGAGGAGGGCAGTCTATTTATTATATAGGTTGCACATATGATACATTCATCCCAATATCTTAGAGGTAATTTTGACTGAAATAAGAGGACTCTAGCAGTTTCTAATAAGTGCATATGCTTTCTTTCTACTAtgccattttgttgtggtgtataGGGACGTGTCTTTTGGTGGATGATCCCTTTAGAAAGAAAAAACTGACTTGCCTCTTGTTGTTAAACTCTAGATCATTGTTTGACCTTATGAAATTGATGGTGGTGTTGAATTGGTTTTCAATCATTGATACAAAGCTTTTGATGACATGTAGGGCAATATGTTTGCTGGTTAATAGGTTGGTCTAGGTGGACCTACTATAATCATCAACCATTGTAATAAAATATATGAAGTTATCATGAGTTGGCATGTGGTAGGGACCCCAGAGATCAACATGGAGCATTTGAAAGATTTTGGTAGAATTGGTAGATTTCTATGGGAATGGCAATCTCCCATGTGTTTCCATTAGGAAGACAAAGCAGGTAAAAAGCTGTTTTTGTGAAAAAGATGCTGGAATACTGGATATTCCCTTCATCTTGGCAAAGGGAACATGACCCAGTCTGTTATACTACAACACATTCATATCATTACTTGGAGAGATAGAATAAATAATGATATTCACAATAGGGAATTGCACTTTATTATATGGGGAACAAGTATTTACAGCTGAATAAGATATGCAATTATCCCTAGACAATGAACTATTTACAAtggaatgatgaaaacaatgtgAATTATGTGTGCAGCGGGTGGAAGAAGTAGAACTAGTAATTGAACTATTAACAGTTGATTTTGAATAGTTGTTCCTCATACACCTTGGGCAGATATAGGTCATCACTGGCTTTGCCAATTTTCAGAGACCTCTTCATTGAATGGGCCTATAGAAGACAAATATTATTAGTAAAGGCAACTATGCTTGAGGGGTTGAACTGGTTAATGAATGAATTGATATGAGATTACATTTGAAGGATGGTATATACATGACTTTGTGCAAAATGATCTTGGGAAGCAATGTCACACTTCCAATTTGTGTCATGTTAACCTTATATTCATTTGGAAGGACTACTAATAAGGGATATGGCAGAGTTACAATATTGGTTAATAGAGATATATTGAAGGTCATGTGATTAGAGGCTCCTGAATGTAATATCCAGGAGTCAGCCTTGTTTTTTAAGCATTCACAATACAATTTGCTAAAATCAATGGAAGAAGTGCAGACTATTATACCTGCAAAGTTTACAGCACCATTGAGAGGGTTTGTGAAGCAGGAACTCTCTCCTCCTGTCCCAATCTGAAAATGTTGTAGCAAATTCTGGATCTGTCCATATTGTTCTTAGCGAGATTGACATGCCCAACCTTATCTACATCTTATGATCCATCATTTTTAGCCAGCATTGCTTCAGTATGGGTACCTTGCACACTGGCTACTATTCTCCTTCTCTTGTTAAACCTTACAGCTTGATTCATATTCTGTCCTGCATTTGAACTCTGAGTGTGTGAATTTCCAAAGCTCTGAGGGTACCCGTGCAGTTTGTAGTACTTGTCCTTGGTATGCCCTGGTCTCTTACAATAGTCACAAAATGGTCGAGGCCTATTGCCTCCAGTGGAATTGTTATTGGCAGAGTAATTTGTTCTGTAGGTACCAAGTTTTGATGTGTTGATATTTAGGGCAGTAGACTCAAGAAATATTTGGTTATTTGGTTTGATCTCTCTTTGCTTCTCATCTTGAATGAGTAGTGAAAAAGCCTGTGCAAGAGTTGGCAGCAGAGTCATCATAAAATAGCTTCCACAGACGACATTGTAGATCCCATTAAGTCCCACGAGGAACTGTATTAATCTCCTGTCCTGCTCGGCCTTGTCCATGTTCTCCTTGGCACCACAGGTAAAGGTACAGTTGTAGTGTGTCTTCTTACTCAAAGTATTCAGCTCTTCCCAGAGCTTTTTCAACTTAATGTAATAACCCGTAATGTCCAGCACACCCTGGGACAGATCGTTTATTTCCTTTTAGATTTGGTACAGCCTAGCAACACTAGTTTGCTCATAGCGATCCTCCAATTATCTCCACAGTTCAACAGCATTATTAGCATATTCCACAGTGTCTGCAATGTCTTTGGAGAGTGAATTTACAATCCAAGATGTTACCATATCGTCGCATCGCTCCCACTGACGAAACCTTTGAGACTGAGGATCTGGTAATTTGCACTCCCCATTTATAATTCCTAACTTATTTTTGATGGAAAAACCTCGCATGACACTACACCTCGAATATCTATACCCAATTCCACTGAAAGGAACTGAGACGAGCATCGCTCTAAGGTTGTTTGATGGATGTAGATAGAGCGGATCACTTGGATCTATTCCGGTGCTCTTCGCGACAGCGACGCTAGTATCACCAACAGATGCATCTTCCTGATCTAGTACATCCATAAGTAGATGAATTTGTTGTGTCACGCACTGATTTCAGGTGAAATTTGAAGAATCAGCTATTAATTTTGCAATTCAAACGGACTAGGGCAAATAACGATCGAACTCGAGAGAGGCCCAGAAGAAAGAAACTGGTAGATGAAACTAAGAGAGACGATGACAGCTAGTCGAGCATGAGCTTcctcgctctgataccatgttaaataTGTGATTGATGATGAGCTTGAAGCTCGATCTAGAGCTTCAATACAGTCCTTCTAGAGGGTTCAATGAAAGAGAAGTCATGAGAGAGAAACAACAATTGGGAAAGTGAAAGCTCACTCTCATTTGTTAGTGTAATACAAAGTATATAGACGTGTAATACCAAAAATACAACTAATGCTGAGCCGGTTGAGCTGACCCACTAATTAACCCTACTAAATGTACAACTAACTAACATACATATGAAAGTATAATTATACAAGTCTCAACAATCCTCATTTCGCCTCTTTCAGTCCTAACTACACTATAATGTGAAATGCAAACATGAATAACGTAAATAACATCACCTGGCTCGATCTCATTAACTAAAGCTCAACAACCTTTGAACCCACATTAACATTGATATGTAATTTTATGAGCTAACTTTAAAAATATAGTCTTGGCACTTATTCGTGTATCTAAACATAGTGTTAATATGTTAATTAAGAAATTTAGTTAGAGAATCTATAAGAGCAAATACAGTTTTTTTTGCCGGCCAAGTAGCTCGATTGCTGTAGTACGCCACGAATTTTTATCGGTGACCTTTTTAAGGAATAATGTCTAACTTTTCTCCCCGTTAACAAAAGCAATACAAATATAGGTATTCGTCAAaacttctccttctccttcttcttcttccgtAGAAACTTACAGATCTTCTCCTTCTTTCTCCTCTTTCTTCTAAGGGAACTAATGGAAAAAATCGAAAAACAACGAGAACCCAGatagaaaaatcaaaaaagaatgaGATCACActtgaaaaaaattaaaacaaaaaacaagaattaATTTTGGCTTGGGACTACTTGATGAATCAAAAGTGATGTAAGGATCCATTAATGGTAGTAGAGATGAGGAACTGGATAGATGAGAACTTTAACAATTTATAACGATTCGATCAGTTACTTTGAGTATTTACACTTTGTTCGGTAGTTTAAGGTCTCGACAAGCTTCATATTATATATATTGACTTGCATGTATGGGTAGTATCGGTTGTCGAGTGATTCGTGATTTATTTGGAATAATGATTCTCATTTAAAGGTATTACCGGACGGGCTGGTCTGGGCTTGATACAAAAAAAATAGCCCATCTGGTCATTGTTTTAGGCTGGTTAGTGGACTGGGGTTCCGGGCTGGTAGTGGGCTGGGATTTTTCGGGTTTTGGTGGACCCGTCCGGGTTCAAGCTTAACGGGTCCGGACCGGGCTGGCTAaatcattttttattatattttgtttttcttattcattattattgatacttaagtatttgcaaacttttaagaCTTTgaattaaactttaaagtttaaagttttaaattagaaatttgaattttaaaattataaaattaaaatttgaaattaagtggctacaaaaaattatttaataagaccaataggcaatatgtaaggatcaaactcCGAAATCTTTCGTTTTATATTttcattgaataataaataatacttcaaattaatttgcaagttctattttgatttttttatttttgaacttgcaaattaaaagtttacaacaattataaaaaataaagagtacatcacatgctttgcattatttttttaagttcatccatgtcaacatgaggttcttgattTACGGCATTGCTTGAATcggaaccataaaccattatatctccaatttcttgatACTCCGCTTTATCTACCTCTTCACGCACTTGATTTTgccgttctgatcttatccaatctctgaagcacactagaattttcaAAGCGTTGCTACTCAATGAATGACGGATATCTCCTAGTTGTTGCCTTTCTTGGCTAAATGCGCcctctgatgcgactgttgaaatcggcacatttagcacgtctcgagccatggccgaaagaacaggaaattaatttaagttgctcctccaccaaacCAGCGATATAAATTCCTTTGTGCGGGCTCCggtgacttttgcaagtagaattggagttcATCAATGTTCTTGCTACTGGTTTATTGATGCTCtcctagtgtagaccaaatcaaataatttttaacACCATCAT of Nicotiana tomentosiformis chromosome 7, ASM39032v3, whole genome shotgun sequence contains these proteins:
- the LOC104118894 gene encoding uncharacterized protein, whose product is MDVLDQEDASVGDTSVAVAKSTGIDPSDPLYLHPSNNLRAMLVSVPFSGIGYRYSRCSVMRGFSIKNKLGIINGECKLPDPQSQRFRQWERCDDMVTSWIVNSLSKDIADTVEYANNAVELWR